From the genome of Eucalyptus grandis isolate ANBG69807.140 chromosome 2, ASM1654582v1, whole genome shotgun sequence, one region includes:
- the LOC108955177 gene encoding protein C2-DOMAIN ABA-RELATED 4-like, translating to MAPRLMKKEVNPEWNGDPTLSVSNSTIPIKLTVYDHNPFSEDDKTGDDEFDIKTFIEALEMNLQGLSSGAVMTRVQRLRRNCLAEESCIVWIEGRVVQDMRLGLRKVECGEVEIQLRWIDLPDSKGL from the exons ATGGC ACCCCGTCTTATGAAGAAGGAGGTTAATCCTGAGTGGAACGGAGATCCGACTCTCTCTGTTTCCAATTCTACCATTCCAATCAAGCTT ACTGTTTATGACCACAATCCATTCAGCGAAGATGACAAAACGGGAGATGATGAGTTCGACATAAAAACTTTCATAGAAGCTCTCGAGATGAATCTGCAAGGCCTTTCCAGCGGCGCTGTCATGACGAGAGTGCAACGTCTTAGACGAAACTGCCTCGCTGAAGAAAGCTGCATCGTCTGGATTGAAGGACGGGTTGTCCAAGACATGCGCCTCGGACTGAGAAAGGTCGAGTGCGGAGAAGTGGAGATTCAGCTCCGGTGGATCGATCTTCCCGATTCCAAGGGCTTATAA